Proteins from a genomic interval of Methanobrevibacter sp. TMH8:
- a CDS encoding anthranilate synthase component I family protein, with protein sequence MIFPLLKEAKKIIKEGDYNSIPIAYEIMSDIKTPIEVLKILKNNSKHCFMLESIEDLKRWGRYSILGFDPILEITCENEFLQITDYFDSGYLMGEKYSDFQFSKDKKTLSKKTKNPRKYIKQIISDNKAPNLANLPPFTGGLVGYFAYDYIKYSESSLNLDKNSIENEESFKDVDLMLFDKVIIFDNYKQKMILIINIKTENIEKEYKKATLELVNLIDLIENGEPIDEVENKIKLQDDFKPLFSKKEYFGMVNKAKNYIKEGDIFQVVLSNPLSCDMEGSLLDTYRILRTTNPSPYMFYFSSDDMEIAGASPETLVKLHNKKLYTFPLAGTKPRGKTDIEDKKFESELLSDEKELAEHNMLVDLGRNDIGKVAEFGSVKLEKYLSIERFSHVMHIGSTIKGKLRENKDFLDVIDAILPAGTLSGAPKIRACEIIEELENNKRGIYGGAIGYISLSGNLDTCIAIRIAYKKNNKVFVRSGAGIVADSIPENEFEECMNKAETVLNALKLAENI encoded by the coding sequence ACTCTATTCCTATTGCTTATGAGATAATGTCAGATATAAAGACTCCAATTGAAGTACTTAAAATCTTAAAAAATAATAGTAAGCATTGTTTTATGTTAGAAAGTATAGAGGATCTGAAAAGATGGGGAAGATATAGCATATTGGGATTCGATCCAATACTAGAAATTACATGTGAAAATGAATTTCTTCAAATAACTGATTATTTTGATTCAGGATATTTGATGGGAGAAAAATATTCAGACTTTCAATTTTCCAAAGATAAAAAAACATTATCCAAAAAAACTAAAAATCCTAGAAAATATATCAAACAAATCATTTCTGATAATAAAGCTCCAAATTTAGCTAATTTGCCTCCTTTTACAGGAGGATTAGTAGGATATTTTGCTTATGATTATATAAAATATAGTGAAAGTTCACTTAATTTAGATAAAAATTCTATTGAAAATGAAGAATCTTTCAAAGACGTTGATTTAATGTTATTTGATAAAGTCATTATTTTTGACAATTATAAACAAAAAATGATTCTTATTATTAATATTAAAACCGAAAATATTGAAAAGGAATATAAAAAAGCTACTCTTGAATTGGTTAATTTAATTGATTTAATTGAAAATGGTGAACCAATTGATGAAGTAGAAAATAAAATCAAATTACAAGATGATTTTAAGCCATTATTTTCTAAAAAAGAATATTTTGGCATGGTTAACAAAGCTAAAAACTATATAAAAGAAGGAGATATATTCCAAGTTGTTCTCTCTAATCCATTGTCTTGTGATATGGAAGGTAGCTTATTAGATACTTACAGAATACTTCGAACAACAAATCCTTCTCCATATATGTTTTATTTTTCAAGTGATGATATGGAAATAGCTGGAGCTTCACCAGAAACTCTAGTAAAATTACATAATAAAAAATTATATACTTTTCCATTAGCTGGAACAAAACCAAGGGGAAAAACTGATATCGAAGATAAAAAATTTGAATCAGAACTACTTTCTGATGAAAAAGAACTTGCTGAACATAATATGTTAGTAGATCTTGGAAGAAATGATATTGGAAAGGTGGCTGAATTTGGTTCAGTAAAATTAGAAAAATATCTAAGTATTGAAAGATTTTCTCATGTAATGCATATTGGTTCAACTATAAAAGGAAAATTAAGAGAAAATAAAGATTTTCTTGATGTGATTGATGCAATTCTTCCTGCAGGAACCTTATCAGGAGCTCCAAAGATAAGAGCTTGTGAAATAATAGAGGAATTAGAAAATAATAAAAGAGGAATTTATGGAGGGGCTATTGGATATATAAGTTTATCTGGTAATCTGGATACTTGTATAGCTATTCGAATAGCTTATAAAAAAAATAATAAAGTATTTGTACGCTCGGGTGCAGGAATTGTTGCAGATAGTATTCCAGAAAATGAATTTGAAGAATGTATGAATAAAGCAGAAACAGTTTTAAATGCTTTAAAATTAGCTGAAAACATATAA